The nucleotide sequence taccaacaccatgtTTGACCGTTGATATGAGGTTcctactgtggaatgcagtgtcatctatccatagaacattctttcaagagtcttgatgatcatccaggtgcttccaggtgttttttggcaaacttcagtcaactttttggttgagatggttcccattatgtctggcgaaaaccaaacactgcattccaaggtaagaacctcataccaatggccctccaactggtaattactagtgggaaactcATCTATCATCCTTGAGCTCCAAGTTGGAGGTGGGAATTGTGAAGTTGTAAATACCAGTTGGATGCATTCACATGCTTTGAACTCGTTGAGAAACGCCCGATTGGCTAATGGCCAACAAGTTgtgtcaaccataaactaaaagtacagctatCAGGCTTTTAAACAAATAATATTGTTCAAAAACCATATTAATAGATTGCTTTTAAACAATAATGTTTTATAGTTGCATTTAACTGCTGAAAATGTTGTTATGCTGTTATCTCTGTCAGCGGTCACCATGTGGGAAATATGTGAGAGAAGCTTAAGGATGACAGATGGGTTTCCCACTAGTAACTACCAGTTGGAGGGCCGTTCAAATAGATTTTTCCCAGTTGTATGTGGTAAACATAGAGAATGATAGATATCATCTTTATATATGTCCCATTATGATGTCTGTGGGTGCACGGGCAGTGCCATTGAGACcctctccattttgaagtagtacaTTTTTCTTTTTACTACTACTTTACGAGTTggcaaacaaactgaaagggtgcgTACTACCATCTCGAGTGTGTTGTTTGAATGGGTATAAAGCCAcggttggtgatttactgccacctacAGTTATGGAATGTTTTCTCACAAGAATAATTAATTGACCAATTCCTCCTGATGACCCGGATGGAATCATGTAATCCTTCCTTCACCCACAGGACGGCACactcagttgactactttaaaatggtggtagccctcaatggcaatgtccatgccAAAATGGGTTTTATCCATTTAGAGTCTTCCATGTAATTCGATGGTGGTAAATTCCCACTTCCCAATTGATTAGGAACGCCGCATTACTCAatcaaaatataaaaaaaaaaaatcagaactGTTATTTTCCAATAATAAACACAAATAAAATAGTAAAGAGTAGAGGGCTACTATGAGgaattgtggtgtgtgtgtgtgtgtgtgcgcgtgcgtgcgtgcgtgcgtgcgtgcgtgcgtgcgtgcgcgtgtgtgtgtgtgtgtgtgtgtgtgtgtgtgtgtgtgtgtgtgtgtgtgtgtgtgcgcattgtGCACTTCCCCCACAGAGATTAATCTGACTAAATCTCACCaaatccctctcctcacccctcccatCCTCCTTTTACTTTATCTGTTGGTGTCCTTTCAAAATTACAAAAGAGAAAAACTACATAGTCAACGGTCTTTTTGTTTTACACCACTCACTGCAAACCAgccaaccccctccctctctcagttccAGCCCTTCTGTTAGCTAACCTCACAGTGCCCTGATTCTGTCCCAAGCGAACCCCAGGCCTGGCTAACACCCTATATTGTTAAGGCCTCACTGAAACAATAGAGTAGGAAGTGGAGGGCGGAAGGATAGAGCCGAATGCCGCAGCTTAAACCATAGAAAAGCCATTTGTCACACTTTCTGTCTGTGTACACTGTAACTGTGCTACACTTCTTGTTATGCGTCAAAGTGTGATGCTGATGCCTTTGTGTCAtattctgctgtgtgtgtgtgtgtgtgcatgtgtgtgcgtgtgcgtgtgtgtgtgtgtgtgtgtgtgtgtgtgtgtgtgtgtgtgtgtgtgtgtgtgtgtgtgtgtgtgtgcgtgtgtgtgtgtgtgtgtgagagggccaaagcttggggggggggggggggggtgcagagtGCAAGGaagtctttaaaaaatatataaaaaattaaTATTAAAAAAACGATAGACTAAAAAGATACTATGATATATAGCCtattttttgtgtgtattttatAGATTAGGTCTATACATAGATTTGAACACAAATGTGATAGGCTACAGACTAAAGAAAATGAGTATGCCTATAAAAACATGCACTCAAATTGCATGTGTGATGTCATTTCTTTCCACTGGACACAATACGTAAGCTTATTTTACCGTAAAGGAAAACCAAacggaaagggagagggggagacggctTCCGCAGAGGGGGCATTCCTACAGCGCCTCCTTCACAACCGCAATCAGACAACCAGATTTGAATGCTCATAACGACATACTGTAGGATAATAGTCAACGTTTTTTTACTTCgatgtactgtatatttttatCTTCAATGTTAAGCCGAGCATATCTTCCAAAGAAGTGGTCTGTATCGATTTCGTACATTTTTATTGTGTTTATCCGTGTTGTTTTGATAAGCCTCGCCTGTGGATGATGATTTGACACTTCTATTACTTTTTATGTGAGGGGAGAGTAAAAAGCACAATCCCATTATTTTTAAATGGGCGGCATTTTCTGAAATGCACAGAGTGGAGAGAAAACCCGAgtttgagagagaggagacatccgTTTGATAAGTGACAGTGAAGAAGGCGGACATTGCTATCCTCCACACACCACGCAATAGGACAAGCATGAGTCTGGATTCATATTTTTGAGTGACTTCAAAGCCTTATGGTTTGATTGTTTTTCTATGGTGAATTTCAAATGACTGCCTCTCATAGGCTCATGATCAAAAGGAATGAATGTTATGCCATGAACAAATCCTTCAAACAGAGGGAATACAACATTTACTCGGACAACGAACGCAGATGCTCTGCAGCAGGTCTTTTCTGAAAAGACGTGAAGATCTCAGTGAAAGAACATTGTCATATCTTTGTCCAAGGTTTTGCGATATAGGATTACGAGCCAGCTACAATAAAAACGAAATAACGGATTGAAGCAGCATGAAAACCTCACCCTACCGACGGTAACCAAGGAAAAGAAAGGGGAAACAGGACAGACAGTAATGCATACTTGTTTCATAAAGGCCTCTAATCACAGATTATCATGTGAGATTTGAGAGTGATTGATTGACATTTGATAGAACAAATATTGCCATTGTTGCTTGGTTTTGTTATAGCAATAGCGACCTTGTTCAGGGCATTTTATAGCTTATAGAAAAACGTCAATTTGATCATGTGAAACATGTGCACTGTTCCCATTATCCATAGGCAAAGCAAAGAATTGCTGTTGGCCTACATTTGTTTCAACGGTGGGAAAGAGACAGTTGATAGTCACAATTTAGGGCAGACTAAAAAGCTTGCCTTTCATGCCCCGTTGCAGAGCTTCCCAGGAGTTAAAGGCTACAGTTATTTTACCCTCAACAGCCTGTAATCAGGAAAGTCCTCTTTTCTCAGGTTATTGTATTACAATCAGTTAAAACAATATGGGGAGTGACAGTGAGATTTACAACAGAGAGTTGTCAAAGATGTCTGACGAGGATTTACTCGCCTGCTCTAAAGAAGAACTGGTGAGGCGACTGCGGAAAGAGGAGTCAGAGAAGATCTCTGCTCTTATCCAGCGTGGACGGCTGATAAAAGAAGTTAACAAACAATTACAGGGCCACCTGCTTGAGATCAGGGAGCTGAAAACCATCAACCAGCGTCTCCAGGAAGAAAACACAGAACTGCGCGACTTGTGCTGTTTTCTTGACGATGACCGACTAAAGGTGAATAAACTGGCCCGGGAATGGCAGCTGTTCGGTCACCACGCAGCCAAAGTGATGCGTGAGGATCTGGGCGGCTACTTGAAAAAACTGTCCGACCTAGAGCGCATGCAAGACGGATTAGTGAAGGAGAATCTGGACCTGAAAGaactctgtctggtcctggagGAGGAGTGTGTCAGCAGGAGTGACTCCAGTCCCGGTGGATCCACTGAGCTCAACCTGCCGTGCATGGTGTCCCGAGACCTGGGGGATGGAAGTTCAAGCACTGGGAGCGTTGGTAGTCCGGACCAGCTCCACCTGGTTTGCTCACCTGATGACTGAAGATGGAACAGAGCTTGATACTTTCACTGATTAGTGAAAAAGCACGATACAGCGAAATATGGGTCGAGGAAATATGTTGACATTGTAGGAATATAATTGTTTACAGCATTCATTGCTAGAACACAAACTTTGTTGGGATTCTTTTAAGAAGATAGCATATTACACGAAATACAGCAACATCTCCAAAATGGCAGCCAGTCAGGTGTGTCTTCAGCACCTGCTGCTGTCCTAACAAAAACTTGAAAAAGAATCCTGAAGAGAAAATAAAAATGCTTTTTCCTGGACAGATGACAGCCCTACAGAGACATTAGACACTAAAGATCAAGATGTTTTGGAAATATAATTTctcaatttgtatttatttttttgaccAATCTTGTCAGAGGTTTTCCTCTTTTCAGTGATTGAGACTGTATATGGTTAACATTAGAAGATGTTGTTGGAAGGAGGTTGAGTTAGGATGTTATCTCATGCACTGGACTGTCCTGGCAGTGGACTACTTGTCAGCGTATTGCACTGGACAAAGCTACCATGGATCCCTATAGATTCATATCTCAACACAGATTTGAGCCATACAAGTACATGATATCCAAAACCATTGAACAATTTGAAGGATGAGTTGTTTTGTGAGAGACCTTTAAATAACATTTAAATCATGTAGATTATGCATTCAGTCCCTCAGGTCAGGATT is from Oncorhynchus masou masou isolate Uvic2021 chromosome 32, UVic_Omas_1.1, whole genome shotgun sequence and encodes:
- the LOC135526356 gene encoding coiled-coil domain-containing protein 85B yields the protein MGSDSEIYNRELSKMSDEDLLACSKEELVRRLRKEESEKISALIQRGRLIKEVNKQLQGHLLEIRELKTINQRLQEENTELRDLCCFLDDDRLKVNKLAREWQLFGHHAAKVMREDLGGYLKKLSDLERMQDGLVKENLDLKELCLVLEEECVSRSDSSPGGSTELNLPCMVSRDLGDGSSSTGSVGSPDQLHLVCSPDD